The Streptomyces aurantiacus genome includes a region encoding these proteins:
- a CDS encoding TIGR03943 family putative permease subunit: MNRQAQAAVLLLTGGAILHVGLTDLHLRYVKAGLQPLLLAAGAVLIATAVATVWYERKDSRTRTAHADTSAARTPASALGAGDEDDKGREGDGEPDPAPCRDREDEPAHAEREAEPHLHPHPHREPRIAWLLVLPLLALILVSPPALGSYSALRAGTALQEQPWGFADLPPGDTVRLSLVDYAGRAAYDHGRSLDGRRIKTAGFVAVGRDGTPYLVRMALSCCAADAVPVKIGLTGRTPPVLQPDTWLEVTGTYTAKRTKDPVNNGIIPFLDVTAAKPVAAPRDPYDESWNG, from the coding sequence GTGAACCGCCAGGCACAGGCAGCCGTGCTCCTCCTCACCGGCGGAGCGATCCTGCACGTGGGCCTCACAGATCTCCATCTGCGGTACGTGAAGGCGGGGTTGCAGCCGTTGCTGCTGGCGGCGGGGGCCGTCCTGATCGCCACGGCGGTCGCGACGGTCTGGTACGAACGCAAGGACTCACGCACCCGGACGGCCCACGCCGACACGAGCGCTGCCCGGACTCCTGCTTCAGCCCTGGGCGCCGGTGACGAGGACGACAAGGGCCGCGAGGGTGACGGCGAACCCGACCCCGCCCCCTGCCGCGACAGGGAAGACGAGCCCGCCCACGCGGAAAGGGAGGCGGAGCCCCACCTCCACCCCCATCCCCATCGCGAACCCCGTATCGCCTGGCTGCTGGTCCTCCCGCTCCTCGCCCTGATCCTCGTCTCCCCGCCCGCTCTCGGTTCGTACAGCGCCCTGCGCGCGGGCACCGCCCTTCAGGAACAACCGTGGGGCTTCGCCGACCTCCCCCCGGGGGACACCGTCCGCCTGAGCCTCGTCGACTACGCGGGCCGCGCGGCCTACGACCACGGCCGCTCGCTCGACGGCCGCCGCATCAAGACCGCCGGCTTCGTGGCCGTGGGCCGCGACGGCACCCCCTACCTGGTGCGTATGGCGCTCAGTTGCTGCGCCGCCGACGCCGTGCCGGTGAAAATAGGGCTGACCGGCCGGACGCCTCCCGTCCTGCAACCGGACACATGGCTGGAGGTCACCGGCACCTACACCGCGAAACGGACCAAGGACCCGGTGAACAACGGCATCATCCCGTTCCTCGACGTCACCGCCGCGAAGCCGGTCGCGGCACCCCGGGACCCGTACGACGAGAGCTGGAACGGCTGA
- a CDS encoding SMP-30/gluconolactonase/LRE family protein produces the protein MIRNHPTPSRRALLGGAALTALAAATGAGTANAATTTSTSPAPWPTEFPLPDGFLPEGIAIGGKPYAYMGSRANGALYRTDLRTGEGRILFAGGTGLLAVGLKLDHDGLLYVAGNTGVARTHDSRTGEVVTTHQLTEATGHFINDVTLLGDRAWFTDSRAAALYAIPRGRAGSRPRSRAGVGAEAGAVRTLPLTGDWVQTPNVNNANGIVGTPDGRALIVVKSSPGELYKVNLRTGHATRITLVGATDVVNGDGLYRIGRTLYVVQNRLNLITVFHLNAGSTTATLTGTITDPRFDVPTTAARFGNRLYLVNARFTSPQTPETTFNGVAVPL, from the coding sequence ATGATCCGCAACCACCCCACCCCCTCCAGGCGCGCGCTCCTGGGCGGCGCGGCTCTGACCGCCCTCGCGGCGGCGACCGGCGCCGGGACGGCGAACGCAGCCACCACGACCTCCACCTCCCCCGCCCCGTGGCCGACGGAGTTCCCGCTCCCCGACGGCTTCCTCCCCGAGGGCATAGCCATCGGCGGAAAGCCGTACGCGTACATGGGCTCGCGGGCCAACGGCGCCCTGTACCGCACCGACCTGCGTACGGGCGAGGGCCGGATCCTCTTCGCGGGCGGCACCGGCCTGCTGGCCGTGGGCCTCAAACTCGACCACGACGGCCTGTTGTACGTGGCAGGCAACACGGGTGTGGCCCGTACCCATGACTCCCGCACGGGCGAAGTGGTCACAACACACCAACTGACGGAAGCAACCGGCCACTTCATCAACGACGTGACGCTTCTCGGCGACCGGGCCTGGTTCACGGACTCACGCGCCGCCGCGCTCTACGCGATCCCGCGAGGCCGAGCAGGTTCCCGGCCCCGGTCACGAGCCGGAGTCGGAGCTGAAGCCGGAGCCGTACGAACCCTGCCCCTGACCGGCGACTGGGTCCAGACCCCCAACGTGAACAACGCCAACGGCATCGTCGGCACCCCCGACGGCCGCGCCCTGATCGTGGTCAAGAGCTCCCCGGGCGAGCTCTACAAGGTGAACCTCAGGACGGGCCACGCCACCAGGATCACCCTGGTCGGCGCGACCGACGTCGTCAACGGCGACGGCCTCTACCGCATCGGCCGCACGTTGTACGTGGTCCAGAACCGCCTGAACCTCATCACCGTGTTCCACCTGAACGCAGGGTCCACGACGGCGACCCTCACGGGCACGATCACGGACCCCCGTTTCGACGTCCCCACGACAGCGGCCCGCTTCGGCAACCGCCTGTACCTGGTCAACGCCCGCTTCACGAGCCCTCAGACCCCGGAAACGACGTTCAACGGGGTCGCGGTCCCCCTCTGA
- a CDS encoding DUF4352 domain-containing protein: protein MRRAVGFVLAGVLTAAVSCSGDKTVTTAPDSSRATSAPAEAASSSEAPSPSPTPSRSSAAAMGETLNLTGNESGEALAVTVVKVVDPAAAENEYSTPGPGKRFVAVQFRLENTGSEVYSDAPSNGARLVDTEGQQFEATYQGTSAGPGFPGSVTIAPGDSGLGFISFEVPANSATSKVQFTMNSGFSANTGQWDVPAP, encoded by the coding sequence ATGCGTCGTGCCGTTGGTTTCGTCCTCGCGGGGGTTCTGACCGCCGCCGTCAGCTGTTCCGGTGACAAGACGGTCACCACGGCGCCCGACAGTTCCCGGGCGACCAGTGCTCCGGCCGAGGCCGCTTCTTCCTCCGAGGCGCCCAGCCCCAGCCCCACACCCAGTCGTTCCTCCGCGGCAGCCATGGGCGAGACCCTGAATCTGACCGGCAACGAGAGCGGTGAGGCTCTCGCCGTCACCGTGGTGAAAGTCGTCGACCCCGCTGCCGCCGAGAACGAGTACTCCACTCCTGGCCCGGGCAAGAGGTTCGTCGCTGTTCAGTTCCGGTTGGAGAACACGGGTAGCGAGGTCTATTCCGACGCGCCCAGCAATGGAGCCAGGCTCGTGGACACCGAAGGGCAGCAGTTCGAGGCCACCTACCAAGGCACCTCCGCCGGCCCCGGTTTTCCCGGCAGCGTCACCATCGCGCCCGGCGACAGTGGACTGGGCTTCATCTCCTTCGAAGTTCCCGCCAACTCCGCGACGAGCAAAGTGCAGTTCACGATGAACAGCGGATTCTCCGCGAACACCGGGCAGTGGGACGTTCCGGCACCGTAA
- a CDS encoding NACHT domain-containing protein: protein MKFDLYQLGPREFENLVQSITVAELGPRVSVFGAGPDGGREATFDGVTVSPKGGAVWDGYGILQVKQKATPASPAEEANWLISEIRKEFNEWHTSKKRKPKPKYVIFASNVKLSAVPNTGGFDRVQEVMKEECRRLHIEEYMIWHSENLDRFLEIHDGIRRSYAAWILPGDVLASIHEGQEGRREQVVTSIKRFLSREILRERFANLDQAGSADDRTIPLADVFVDLPISVADDFQSDDEAKCLETLISICDTNHRPDEKQNEAPIHQANRFVLVGGPGQGKSTVSQLLCQLYRALLIKDTQLYSRNAEIRTAVNRITALADRESLSPKARRWPLKIPLTSLADGIAKGHFSSILEYAAYRVSAVSAINVTSSELKNWLADFPWLLILDGLDEVPGSSNRDEVLNCVNDFLLDADEVNADLVVVATTRPQGYAEEFSPMHYRHYSLMPLDSENALTYGHKLAQARYGSAADDKVDRLMDRLRQAVAEDSTAHLMTTPLQVTIMAVLLDRMGKAPKDRFTLFADYYRVIYERELEKEGPASNLLRDRRADINSIHADIGLLLQTKSERSGDTASRLTLEELNMIIADRLKGEGFKGDSLNSLTAAISRAATDRLVFLVPSRRDEVSFEIRSLQEFWAAHAIMNCFEAEIPKRLRAMSVSAHWRNVLLFALGNIFENRKPLRDVVVTLVTELNAASDHYGHLQRRVLTGSRLAVEILRDGMVRAPRYEAMLLEQALKVLHLPPNSHVSLLAASISADGMEVARDFLQPELCKSGIPSESILIFLGVRAGHEDRWAGEVLREIYGRSTERDRRSLVNIAEDAENLTLTAWVTASATEPKNTIDTVRTIRMVTASRRAMADPSRARRGLPASGGLFEFPEWAMPLSQAFYSAIGRPTTRLKIDTPSLGLQLLVNSCHAVNSRARETMELGFPEEHWFAKIHRFAEDPSKDTLAEVVRVEGPDLDQYMLHAARFPWVILYAFGLREEVGDSAADLIRSGYMGDLSDWHSLEEAWDRDDLQDLAQSNFQSWREDREPFFPFEASNFSVAAYDSGVWNSTDLSLLLDIAESIQDLRSRRKLANAIVNMPVRHSARFRIDISRPMFERILDCFPDGQSRFLSWLDALGADEGWADLLNIQGQGLRPGFVWIPRCPEFVVDCWVADFSKVGLGRMALSRPSFSPIHQRNALLIKAEWERVKCDPTSDFVSKCLVALAVLAMDPPHERDDRGLLLQVLRQGIGEKEFSLHQVLSLMKVGQEPSDYSFVVDLIDSARDLPRTDDLRFAYDFLLSYQASHWTEISFNEMRPV from the coding sequence ATGAAATTTGATCTCTACCAACTGGGCCCGCGAGAATTCGAGAACCTTGTTCAATCAATCACTGTCGCCGAGCTAGGGCCGCGCGTATCAGTATTTGGGGCAGGGCCGGACGGTGGGAGAGAAGCAACATTCGATGGAGTCACCGTGTCACCAAAAGGTGGCGCAGTCTGGGATGGGTATGGAATTCTCCAGGTGAAGCAAAAGGCAACCCCTGCCTCACCTGCAGAGGAAGCTAACTGGCTCATTTCGGAGATCCGTAAGGAGTTCAATGAATGGCATACGTCAAAAAAGCGTAAGCCGAAACCGAAATATGTAATCTTTGCTTCAAATGTAAAACTTTCTGCGGTGCCCAATACTGGTGGCTTTGATCGCGTTCAGGAGGTAATGAAAGAAGAGTGTCGCAGGCTTCATATCGAAGAGTATATGATCTGGCACTCTGAAAACCTAGATAGGTTTTTGGAGATTCACGACGGAATCCGTCGATCTTATGCAGCGTGGATTTTGCCTGGTGACGTACTGGCTTCCATCCATGAAGGGCAAGAGGGGCGCAGGGAGCAGGTAGTTACTTCCATCAAGCGATTTCTTTCTAGAGAAATTCTACGAGAAAGGTTCGCAAATCTGGACCAAGCTGGGTCGGCGGACGACCGCACCATCCCTCTGGCGGACGTCTTCGTCGATCTACCCATCAGTGTTGCAGACGATTTCCAATCCGATGACGAAGCAAAGTGCCTGGAAACACTAATTTCTATTTGCGACACGAACCATCGCCCGGATGAAAAACAGAATGAGGCTCCGATTCATCAGGCCAATCGTTTTGTATTGGTCGGCGGGCCGGGGCAGGGCAAGAGTACTGTAAGTCAGCTCCTTTGCCAGCTTTATCGAGCACTCCTGATTAAAGACACGCAACTGTATTCACGGAACGCAGAGATTCGGACTGCTGTAAACAGGATCACAGCCCTAGCTGACCGCGAATCCCTGTCGCCGAAAGCTCGTCGATGGCCGCTAAAGATTCCGCTGACTAGCTTGGCGGATGGCATCGCTAAGGGGCATTTCAGTAGCATTCTAGAGTATGCGGCTTATCGAGTTTCGGCGGTAAGCGCGATCAACGTAACGTCAAGTGAACTAAAGAATTGGCTAGCAGACTTCCCTTGGTTGCTCATCCTCGACGGCCTTGATGAGGTTCCAGGATCGAGCAATCGAGATGAGGTACTCAACTGCGTCAATGATTTCCTACTCGACGCCGATGAAGTAAATGCCGATCTTGTTGTTGTTGCGACTACAAGGCCGCAAGGGTATGCCGAAGAATTTTCCCCAATGCACTACCGGCACTACTCGTTGATGCCGCTTGATAGCGAAAACGCCCTTACATATGGCCATAAACTAGCTCAGGCAAGATACGGGTCGGCTGCGGATGATAAAGTTGATCGCTTGATGGATCGGCTGCGGCAAGCTGTTGCAGAAGATTCCACAGCCCATCTCATGACAACTCCTCTTCAGGTCACCATCATGGCTGTACTGCTCGACAGGATGGGTAAAGCGCCGAAGGATAGGTTCACTCTCTTCGCTGATTATTACCGAGTCATTTATGAGCGGGAGCTTGAAAAAGAGGGGCCAGCGAGTAACCTGCTACGTGACAGGCGGGCAGATATCAATTCAATTCACGCTGATATTGGCTTGTTACTTCAGACGAAAAGCGAGAGGAGCGGTGACACGGCATCGCGCCTTACTCTTGAAGAGCTCAACATGATCATCGCCGACCGACTAAAGGGCGAGGGTTTTAAGGGTGATTCTCTAAACTCGCTGACAGCCGCGATCAGTCGAGCGGCGACCGATCGTCTGGTTTTCCTTGTACCGTCGCGCAGAGACGAGGTAAGTTTCGAGATCCGCTCGCTTCAGGAGTTCTGGGCAGCGCATGCCATAATGAACTGCTTTGAAGCGGAAATCCCGAAGCGCCTCAGAGCAATGTCCGTAAGCGCTCACTGGCGTAACGTACTACTCTTTGCGCTCGGCAACATCTTCGAGAACCGGAAGCCATTGCGCGATGTGGTTGTTACTCTCGTGACTGAGCTCAACGCTGCCTCGGATCATTACGGACACTTGCAAAGGCGAGTTCTGACAGGGTCTCGACTGGCAGTGGAGATTCTGCGAGACGGCATGGTCAGAGCCCCTCGTTACGAAGCTATGCTTCTAGAGCAGGCACTTAAGGTCCTTCACCTTCCGCCCAACAGCCACGTGTCGCTGCTGGCAGCCTCCATTAGCGCGGATGGTATGGAAGTAGCACGTGACTTCTTGCAGCCGGAGCTCTGCAAGAGTGGGATCCCTAGCGAGTCCATCCTGATCTTTCTGGGCGTTCGTGCCGGCCATGAAGATCGGTGGGCTGGCGAAGTGCTGCGTGAAATCTACGGGAGAAGCACAGAGCGCGACCGCAGAAGCCTCGTCAACATTGCTGAAGACGCCGAAAATTTGACGCTCACGGCCTGGGTTACGGCGAGCGCGACCGAGCCTAAGAACACCATCGACACCGTGCGGACAATTCGGATGGTTACGGCAAGCAGGCGCGCGATGGCGGATCCGTCTAGGGCTCGACGTGGACTGCCCGCTTCTGGTGGCTTATTCGAATTCCCCGAATGGGCAATGCCTCTCTCTCAAGCTTTCTATAGTGCAATCGGGCGCCCGACAACCAGATTGAAAATTGATACGCCAAGTCTTGGCTTGCAACTCCTTGTAAATTCGTGTCATGCAGTTAATTCACGAGCCCGGGAGACTATGGAATTGGGCTTCCCAGAGGAGCACTGGTTCGCAAAGATTCATCGATTTGCAGAGGATCCTAGCAAGGACACTCTGGCCGAAGTGGTTCGTGTCGAAGGCCCGGATCTGGATCAGTACATGTTGCACGCAGCAAGATTTCCATGGGTGATCCTCTATGCATTTGGATTGCGTGAGGAAGTTGGGGACAGTGCAGCGGACCTGATCCGATCTGGATACATGGGTGATCTTTCGGACTGGCACTCATTGGAAGAAGCTTGGGATCGAGATGATCTGCAGGATCTGGCTCAATCAAATTTTCAGTCCTGGCGTGAAGACCGAGAGCCATTCTTTCCATTTGAGGCATCGAACTTCAGCGTAGCTGCATACGACTCTGGCGTCTGGAATTCGACTGACCTTTCCCTGCTCCTCGACATTGCAGAGTCCATTCAGGATCTGAGATCGCGCCGAAAATTGGCGAACGCAATCGTGAATATGCCGGTGCGGCATAGTGCTCGTTTCAGGATCGACATCTCTAGGCCTATGTTTGAAAGGATCTTGGACTGCTTTCCTGATGGGCAGTCACGGTTTTTGTCGTGGCTAGATGCTCTGGGCGCTGACGAAGGCTGGGCAGACCTCCTGAACATCCAGGGACAAGGCTTACGACCAGGTTTCGTTTGGATCCCGCGATGTCCAGAATTCGTGGTGGATTGTTGGGTCGCGGATTTCAGCAAGGTAGGACTCGGACGCATGGCTTTGTCGAGGCCCTCATTTTCGCCTATTCATCAGCGAAATGCTCTCCTCATAAAGGCTGAGTGGGAGCGTGTTAAGTGTGATCCCACGTCCGACTTTGTGAGCAAGTGCCTCGTCGCTTTGGCGGTTCTGGCTATGGATCCGCCTCATGAGCGAGACGACAGAGGGCTGTTGTTGCAAGTGCTGAGGCAAGGCATCGGCGAGAAAGAGTTTTCGCTTCATCAGGTGCTCTCTCTGATGAAGGTTGGACAGGAACCCAGCGACTACTCCTTCGTCGTTGACCTTATCGACTCGGCAAGGGACTTGCCGAGGACCGATGATCTTCGTTTCGCATACGACTTTCTCCTGAGTTATCAGGCTAGTCATTGGACTGAGATCTCATTCAATGAGATGCGCCCTGTCTGA
- a CDS encoding ATP-binding protein — MHEYTSTARVWGLTCPGFPEEVSRARRWTRDILRGSPLADDAAVIVSELSANAILHTASGRQSGSFHLALAISPQMITLSVTDDGGTGEAPKVEHQDQEAEHGRGLGMVSAIAHRVVIHDSDGGHTVTAELFTEVRPGGHPC, encoded by the coding sequence ATGCACGAGTATACGAGCACCGCCCGGGTCTGGGGACTCACTTGCCCAGGATTCCCCGAAGAGGTCAGCAGGGCCCGCCGCTGGACACGGGACATCCTCAGAGGCTCGCCACTGGCCGACGACGCCGCAGTGATCGTGAGCGAGCTGAGCGCGAACGCGATCCTCCACACCGCCAGCGGCCGGCAGTCGGGCAGCTTCCATCTGGCTCTCGCGATCTCACCGCAGATGATCACCCTGTCGGTCACCGATGACGGAGGCACCGGTGAGGCCCCCAAGGTCGAGCACCAGGACCAGGAGGCGGAACACGGCCGGGGACTGGGCATGGTCAGCGCGATCGCGCACCGGGTCGTGATCCACGACAGCGACGGCGGCCACACGGTCACCGCGGAACTCTTTACCGAGGTCCGCCCAGGGGGCCACCCATGCTGA
- a CDS encoding NUDIX hydrolase: MSVAGVIIDDQGRALLIQRRDNGQWEPPGGIVEPEETLPEALQREVLEETGIKIALPATLTGIYKNMTGLIVSMVFRCEAADGTPTTGDETRALRWATREQVTDLADEAYAIRVLDALDALSPPAVRAHDGVKLV, from the coding sequence GTGAGCGTTGCCGGAGTCATCATCGACGACCAGGGCCGAGCCCTCTTGATCCAGCGGCGCGACAACGGCCAGTGGGAGCCCCCGGGCGGCATCGTCGAGCCGGAGGAAACCCTCCCCGAGGCGCTTCAGAGGGAAGTCCTCGAAGAGACCGGCATCAAGATCGCACTTCCCGCGACCCTCACCGGGATCTACAAGAACATGACGGGCCTGATCGTCTCCATGGTCTTCCGCTGCGAGGCCGCCGACGGCACACCCACCACCGGGGACGAGACCCGCGCACTGCGATGGGCCACCCGCGAACAAGTCACCGACCTCGCCGACGAGGCGTACGCGATCCGTGTCCTGGACGCTCTCGACGCGTTGTCCCCGCCAGCCGTCCGCGCACACGACGGCGTCAAACTCGTCTAG
- a CDS encoding GntR family transcriptional regulator produces MTSLPSLLGGLDPTSDRAVFRQIADQLREAIDRGRFNEGEKLPSEAELVEHYGVSRMTVRNSFSVLQGEGLVHAEHGKGVFVRPRPPVRRLASDRFARRHREQGKSAFIVEADAAGSHPKVDSLEVKEEKATQDISARLGSVRRVLARRRRYLLDGRPVEFATSYLPLDIARGTQIAEPNPGPGGIYARLEELGHRLDHFEEEIRARMPSPTEVKTLHLASGVPVIHLIRTAYDTEKRPVEVCDTVMAADAYVLSYQLPAT; encoded by the coding sequence GTGACCTCTCTACCGTCCCTGCTCGGTGGCCTGGATCCAACGAGCGATCGTGCGGTGTTCCGGCAGATCGCCGACCAGCTGCGCGAGGCCATCGATCGTGGGCGATTCAACGAAGGGGAGAAGCTGCCTTCGGAAGCTGAGCTTGTCGAGCACTATGGCGTGTCCCGGATGACCGTCCGCAACTCCTTCTCCGTCCTCCAGGGCGAGGGCCTGGTGCACGCAGAGCACGGGAAGGGAGTGTTCGTCCGGCCGCGACCGCCTGTGCGGCGGCTCGCCTCCGACCGGTTCGCCAGGCGTCATCGTGAACAGGGGAAGTCCGCGTTCATCGTCGAAGCGGACGCCGCCGGCAGTCACCCGAAGGTGGACAGCCTGGAGGTCAAGGAGGAGAAGGCCACGCAGGACATCTCCGCCCGGCTCGGGTCCGTACGACGCGTGCTCGCCCGGCGGCGCCGGTACCTCCTCGACGGCCGTCCGGTCGAGTTCGCCACCTCCTACCTTCCCCTCGACATCGCCCGCGGTACGCAGATCGCCGAACCCAACCCCGGCCCCGGCGGCATCTACGCCCGCCTTGAGGAACTGGGCCACCGACTCGACCACTTCGAGGAAGAGATCCGAGCTCGGATGCCCTCGCCGACCGAGGTCAAGACACTGCACCTCGCCTCGGGCGTCCCGGTGATCCACCTCATCCGAACCGCGTACGACACCGAAAAGCGGCCTGTAGAGGTCTGCGACACCGTCATGGCGGCGGACGCGTACGTGCTGTCGTACCAGCTTCCGGCCACGTAA
- a CDS encoding SCO3933 family regulatory protein has protein sequence MRTIRVETSAATILLTEAPEPKVRDRQTGEIAKDVNSGEALMTIGVVYIEEGESALIKVTIPESGVSEGLALGAPVALPGLVARPWESVFNGQQRHGIAYRAAAVTPAAFPAAMGATA, from the coding sequence TTGCGCACCATCCGTGTGGAGACCTCGGCCGCGACGATCCTGCTGACTGAGGCACCCGAGCCCAAGGTCCGCGACCGGCAGACCGGCGAGATCGCCAAGGACGTCAACAGCGGCGAGGCACTGATGACGATCGGCGTCGTCTACATCGAGGAAGGGGAGTCGGCCCTGATCAAGGTCACCATCCCGGAGAGCGGAGTCTCTGAAGGACTGGCGCTGGGAGCTCCGGTCGCGCTGCCCGGCCTGGTGGCCCGGCCGTGGGAGAGCGTGTTCAACGGACAGCAGCGCCACGGCATCGCCTACCGCGCCGCAGCCGTCACTCCGGCCGCCTTCCCGGCCGCCATGGGGGCCACGGCCTGA
- a CDS encoding FtsK/SpoIIIE domain-containing protein, with protein sequence MTDLATLLEVGGPVAALGGGAAYARAQHPGVYWSAVGLPLSTARLLSSYSSVMEACGLTVAPSRLRVLAVKATTRREVRPVPPRRGIIRPTSTGLRLRLRLAPGQEPADVAASAERLRHAWGVHAVYVTTVKPGVVELRLVGFDVLRKVRMPRKSPTGPLRIPVALREDATPFVRDYRTVPHQLTLGATLSGKSMYLRHLVAGLARQPVALVGIDCKRGVELAPFAARLSALATDPEQAAELLPVLIKEMEDRYDLIKARQGIASGTPDEEITSDIWGLPEDERPVPVVLFVDEVAELFLVATRKDEERRDEMVTQLIRLAQLGRAAGIYLEVCGQRFGAELGKGATMLRAQLTGRVCHRVNDEASAKMALGDIASEAVSAACAIAPERPGLAVAGDTSGGWSRIRTPYLSLGDAADICHESADLVPDLPALKPFRPAVPVRPVESPAPVLQPRPVTD encoded by the coding sequence ATGACCGACCTGGCAACGCTTCTGGAGGTGGGTGGTCCCGTCGCCGCACTCGGCGGTGGGGCCGCCTACGCCCGGGCCCAACACCCCGGCGTCTACTGGTCCGCGGTCGGGCTGCCGCTCTCCACGGCGCGGCTGCTCAGCTCGTACAGCTCGGTCATGGAAGCCTGCGGCCTGACAGTCGCCCCTTCCAGGCTGCGGGTCCTGGCGGTCAAGGCCACCACTCGGCGAGAGGTCCGGCCCGTTCCGCCGCGTCGGGGCATCATCCGGCCCACCTCGACCGGGCTTCGGCTCCGTCTGCGGCTCGCCCCGGGACAGGAACCTGCCGACGTCGCCGCCTCGGCCGAACGGCTCCGGCACGCCTGGGGCGTCCACGCCGTGTACGTGACGACGGTCAAGCCCGGTGTCGTCGAACTGCGGCTCGTCGGCTTCGACGTGCTGCGCAAGGTCCGCATGCCGCGCAAGTCCCCGACCGGGCCCCTGCGAATACCGGTCGCGCTACGGGAAGACGCCACGCCCTTTGTACGCGACTACCGGACCGTTCCCCACCAACTGACCCTCGGCGCCACGCTGTCGGGCAAGTCCATGTACCTGCGCCATCTCGTCGCCGGACTCGCCCGGCAGCCCGTCGCTCTGGTCGGCATCGACTGCAAGCGCGGTGTGGAACTGGCCCCCTTCGCCGCCCGGCTCTCGGCGCTTGCCACCGACCCCGAGCAGGCCGCCGAACTTCTGCCCGTGCTCATCAAGGAAATGGAGGACCGCTACGACCTGATCAAGGCCCGGCAGGGCATCGCGTCGGGTACGCCGGACGAGGAGATCACCTCCGACATCTGGGGCCTGCCCGAGGACGAACGGCCCGTGCCCGTCGTGCTCTTCGTCGACGAGGTGGCCGAACTCTTTCTCGTCGCCACGCGCAAGGACGAGGAACGGCGGGACGAGATGGTCACCCAGCTCATCCGCCTCGCCCAGCTCGGCCGCGCCGCTGGGATCTACCTGGAGGTCTGCGGACAGCGCTTCGGCGCCGAACTGGGCAAGGGCGCAACCATGCTGCGGGCCCAGCTCACCGGACGTGTCTGCCACCGCGTCAACGACGAAGCCTCCGCCAAAATGGCACTCGGCGACATCGCCTCCGAAGCGGTCTCCGCCGCCTGCGCCATCGCTCCCGAACGGCCCGGCCTCGCCGTCGCCGGTGACACCTCCGGCGGCTGGTCCCGCATCCGCACTCCCTACCTCTCCCTCGGCGACGCCGCCGACATCTGCCACGAGTCGGCCGACCTGGTCCCCGACCTGCCCGCGCTTAAGCCCTTCCGGCCCGCTGTGCCCGTACGGCCGGTCGAGTCCCCGGCCCCGGTCCTGCAGCCGCGACCCGTGACCGACTGA
- a CDS encoding DUF2637 domain-containing protein → MRALLARVDAVLVQAVIAAALSFAHLHDIALAAGQDGWKAWAYPVSVDLLLVAAWRQLRTGDAKASGWCWFVIALTASLGANVATAGLLDLDDVPAWLRILVAGWPAVAFLGGTLLAHSVPKAAEDVDSAAEDADQVDDTEFAPEPPALPAADPAPVQTAASAPPAVSVPAALVEHARKVAAEHHTRTGAAIDTPTLRARLGVPAPMAEAISAQI, encoded by the coding sequence GTGCGCGCCCTACTGGCCCGCGTCGACGCGGTGCTCGTCCAAGCGGTCATCGCCGCCGCGCTGTCCTTCGCCCACCTGCACGACATCGCCCTTGCGGCCGGTCAGGACGGGTGGAAGGCGTGGGCGTACCCCGTATCGGTCGACCTGCTGCTCGTCGCCGCCTGGCGCCAACTGCGGACCGGCGACGCCAAAGCGTCCGGGTGGTGCTGGTTCGTCATCGCTCTGACGGCGTCGCTCGGGGCCAACGTCGCCACCGCCGGGCTGCTCGACCTCGACGACGTGCCGGCCTGGCTGCGCATCCTCGTCGCAGGCTGGCCCGCGGTCGCCTTCCTCGGCGGAACGCTCCTTGCGCACTCTGTGCCGAAAGCGGCTGAGGACGTGGACAGCGCCGCAGAGGACGCGGACCAGGTGGACGACACCGAATTCGCCCCTGAGCCGCCCGCACTACCGGCCGCAGATCCGGCACCCGTTCAGACGGCCGCGTCCGCTCCGCCTGCCGTATCCGTTCCGGCCGCCCTGGTCGAGCACGCCCGCAAGGTCGCTGCCGAGCACCACACCCGTACCGGAGCAGCCATCGACACCCCCACCCTCCGCGCTCGCCTCGGCGTCCCCGCACCCATGGCCGAAGCCATCTCCGCCCAGATCTGA
- a CDS encoding mobile element transfer protein, protein MTANRRFRSVTRIGPVQVGTAYDGRGREKHTAACTAPRCGFSADYDSRAAAELAARTHRCPAR, encoded by the coding sequence ATGACCGCCAACCGCCGCTTCCGCTCCGTCACCCGCATCGGCCCCGTCCAGGTCGGCACGGCCTACGACGGTCGCGGCCGTGAGAAGCACACCGCCGCGTGTACCGCACCTCGCTGCGGCTTCTCCGCCGACTACGACAGCCGTGCCGCCGCCGAACTCGCCGCCCGTACCCACCGCTGCCCCGCCCGCTGA